In Eremothecium gossypii ATCC 10895 chromosome III, complete sequence, the genomic window CGTGTCTGTGTGGAACATGAACGCCGATGTCAAAAAGTGCTCGCGCAGGGTCATCGCCATCTTCCAGGACCACTACCCCGAGTTACTCTACGCCAAGTATTTCGTCAACGTGCCTACCATCCTCCGCTGGGTTTACGATGTCGTGCGCGCCTTTGTATCCGAGGAGACTAGCCGCAAGTTCGTGGTGCTGAACGATGGGACCAAGCTCGCAGCGTATTTCGCCGGTGTGCCGGCCGCCTACGGCGGCACCGCCCCCGCCACGCTCGCAGAGCTCCCCAAGCCCGCGTCCAGGCCTTCTCCCTACGCCCTCTTCCTCCTACAGAAGCATATCTCCGAAGAGCTAGATTAATCCCGAGCGCCGAGCACATCGCCATCCGGTGCCATCGCATATCCGGGCTCCGCCACACGACGAGCCGCGCTACCCGCTGACGCCCGCACAAGAATCTGCTCGAGCATTCGGTCTTCATGCAGGGATCGGGTCGCCGACGCGCACTATTGTGTCATTGTGGTTCGCTATTGTCGCTCGACAGCGACTGGCGCTTTTCGTTTCGAGAACCTTCCGCAATGAGATAGATACGCATCGCAGAGCGATCAGTCCCCTATCGTACAGGTAGACACTATATAAATGCAACCGTTGCTGGGTGCTGTTGTCCCAGTTGCTGCACCGTGACGATAGAAACCATGCAAGTAGCAGGCAGCAAGTATGAGACGCTCAGGAGCGCCGCGGCTGCCAAGTCGGGCGTAGCCAAGCAGAGACAGAACAAGAGCACGCTCCAGCGACGCCTGCGATCGCTGAGCGGGCGCCAGCCGAAGCGTTGGCACTGCGAGAGCACGCCGCGCCAAGGCGTGGTCATCGATGAGTCGCTTGCCCACCTTGCGATGCAACAGGAAAACAACGGCTTTTTCTACATCATCGAGCTCCCGACGCCGGGGACCGTGCTCGAGGACGCGCCGTCACCGCGCTACGAGACGGAGGAGCCACCTGCTTGGGGCACGGGCGATCAGGACGCGAGGCCAGACCCTGCtcggcggctgcagcaggctTGCAGCATTGTTGTCGAGGAGCTGCCGGACCAGGAAGACATTGAGATGTCCGACGTGTACTAGCACTCCCGCGCTTGTGCCCCTTCATTCATACCGAGAACGCGGCCTTCAACAGGGCGTGTAAGTATACATACCAGTCTATATACCGTACTTAAGGCTGTACATGGGCTCGTTGGGTAGCGAAGCTGCCTGGCGCACCGGGCCCCAACCGTCACGTGATCAGATATATCTACCAAAATTTTTCAGCGGTGCTTACCATCACGATCATAAGAACTCAGACTCCAGAGGAAAGAGACAAGAGAAGCGGCCTTTCATTGCGTTGGAGTGTTTGGGTTCTTGCTGTGCAGACTGAAAATACTAGATAGACTTCGAGATGACTGCTGACCATTCTAGAGACCCCTGCCCGCTCGTGGTGCTGAGCGACTTTGGAGGTGCGTTCGCCATGGGTGTCATCGGTGGGTGTGTGTGGCACGGTATCAAGGGCTTCAGAAACTCGCCGCTTGGGGAGCGGGGATCCGGGGCGATGAGTGCGTTAAAGGCTCGGGCGCCGGTTGTTGGAGGTAACTTCGGTGTCTGGGGTGGGCTGTTCTCTACGTTCGACTGTGCGGTCAAGGCCGTGCGCAAGAGAGAGGACCCCTGGAACGCTATCATTGCTGGGTTCTTCACGGGTGGCGCGCTGGCCATCAGAGGCGGGTGGAAGCATACGCGCAACAGTGCGATCACGTGCGCGGCGCTGTTGGGTGTCTTTGAGGGTGTCGGGCTGATGTTCCAGCGCTATTCTGCTTGGCAAGCCAAGCCGatggcgccgccgctgcccgACCAGCCGCAGCCCATGCAAGCCTAATGAGCTCGCCAGGATCTATGTATGTTATGAAAGTTGCCATGGGACGAAAATCGCCGAATCACGATGTCATTCCTACCGTTTTATATAATCCTGAGGATACACATCACCTGTACATATACACGCAGCGCCCAAGTAGTGGGTGTATCCTGGGTCTCGCCTGTGGCAGATCCTACGAATTATTCATTACTTGCAAGAGAACTAAGCACGCCTATCTGCTAGTTACGTATAGACCATATAGAAAACGAAGGAAGGCAAGAGCCAGATGCATTATTCACCCAGATGTAGTTTGTTGAGTTCTTTGGTAGCCCCATCTTGTAGCGAGGGAAGCTTATTTACTTTCTTCGGCAGCGTTCCGGGTGGATACCACTCCTTGTCAAAAGGCTGTCCAGTAATGAACGGGTGTAATAACGCCTGCTGAGGAGTCCAGCGCTCCAGCGGGTTCAAGTTCAGCACGCCAAACAGGAAGTGTGTTAGACATTGTCTATCCTGCATTTCTCTTTCCAACAGCTGTGAGGAAgcgcctattttttttgAAATTCGATAGTTTCTGATCACATCGTCCAACTTGGTCCATTTAAAGTACTGCTTGCCGACTTCCTCGCTTGCATTGAATTCCACATTGTACTCATCCACAGTTTTCAGGGCCCATGCCTTTTCCTGAGGATGCAGTTTTCTGAAGAAATTGTATGTATTTTTGCCCATCTCACACATCCAAGGAGGTGGGACGCCCAGCATTTCCACTATCCTGGTCATTTGGTTGAATTCGGAGGCTCCCGGAAACACTGGTATGCCAAGAAATAATTCTGCCACAATACAACCGAAGGACCACATGTCTATGCTTGTAGAGTAGGGAATCCCCATAAGCACCTCCGGCGCGCGGTAAAACCGCGACTGGATGTATGTGTAGACGGTGCGGGCCTCTTCGCAGGCGGACCCAAAGTCGATCACTTTGAGTTCCGGACGGTCGGGCGAGACCAACAGCACATTCTCCGGCTTCAGGTCACAATGGATGAGCTTGCTCTCCTTCAGCACACACAGGGagtccagcagctgcttgcAGAAGTTTTTGATCAGGTTCATGGAAAGACCGTGGAACTTGTTCTGCTTGAGCAGCTCGTATAGGTTGTTACTGAGCAGCTCGAACACCAGACAGAGGTGGTTCTTGTGCACAAAGGAGTCGTGCAGGCGCAGGAAGTGATGCTGGTTGAGGGGGTCGATGCGCTTgttcagcagctccaggATCTTGGCTTCCATGATGCTCTGGTTCAGGTACTCCGTCTTGCTCTTGACCACCTTCACCGCCACGATCTCCTTCGTCTGCATGTTCTGGCACTTGACCACCTGGCCGAACGTGCCCTGCCCCAGGATATCGAGGATCAGATActtgcgctgctgctccatGCCCAGAACATCGTTCACGTACAGGATGTAGTCGCTGTTGATGTTGTCGTGCCCGTTGTTAAGCTTGCCCTCGCTGGGCTTCGTCAGCAGCCGCTTTGGGTTCTTCGACGTCTGGTACGAGAACTCGTCCGAGCACAGCGAGTACGTGATGATCAGCGACTTTGTCAACGCGATCAGCGGCGACACCGTCTTGCTGTTCAGCGACGCCCGCCGGAACTTCGGCATCGCGTGCAGCACCGGCGCCAGCTCCTGCCGCGCCCCCACTTTGCGCATCTgcggcaccgccgccgccacccCGCCCGCCGACCCGCGCAGCGTCGAGTTCAGCGACGCCGCGGGCACCAGCGCGCCAGCAAGCGGCGGGTACGCGCTCAGCTTGCGGTACGGCACCGCGTGTGCCACCATCAGGCTCGGCGACGTCGACGGTTGCTGCGCGCCTGTCTCGAAATACCCCGGGCTGTGGTACGTCCCCGCTACTGCCACACTCTGTCGCCGCTGGAACTCGCTCCCGTAGCCCCAGCTGTCCCCGTACGTCTCCCGCAGTAGCGGCTCCGGCCCTGCCGCCCGCGTGGGCGGCACTATCAGGCTCgaccgccgccgcgcccgctCCTCCTCCCCCTGCCCCTCCTCAAACGTCGtcgccagctgctgaaACCCGGACTGCCGCCGCCCGGCCGGCGACCCAGGCTCGCCCCATGGGTTTCGGAAACTCTGTCGCCCCAGCACCTTGCCAGTTTTCGCCGCGCCTGCGCTCATGTCGAACGCGGGGTTCCATATACTTTTGCGCTCCTCTTTCATTGACCTTGCTCCTGCGAGCCCTAGTTACTCCGCTACTTGTCCCGTTACTGTACGTAGTTCCAACGCCCGGCTTTATCTAGTCCTGCTTCAACCAGTTCACCATACTCCTCACTCCTGAACGCATGGCTGGGGGTTATTTATGGCGTCGCCATGGAAAATTTTGTACTAAGCGGAGCAACACATGCCATTTGGTGAAGCAAGCTCGTTAACGGCCTTGAAGAGCGTCAGGAACGGATATAGCCAGTGGTCGCGCAGGGAATATGAATGTCTCCACGTCTACAATATCGACTAAGCGGCGCGGGCTGAAGAAGgtggtggaggaggagaatGCTGCGACGTTGCAGCTGGGGGAGGAATTTCAGCTGCGACAGATCAACCACCAGGGCCAGGAAGAAGAGCTGATCGCGCTGAACCTCAGCGAGGCACGGCTGGTGATCAaggaggcgctgcagcaccGGCGGCGGGTGTTCGGGCAGTGGCGGGACGggctggaggaggacgaggcGGACGGGGAACACAATATGACGCAGGAGAAGGAGCTGGCGATGCTGGACAAGCTGCTGGAGAAGACGACGGGGGGACAGAACCAGGCGCTGAAGCAGACGATGGTGTACCTGACGAACTTCGCGCGGTTCCGGGACCAGGAGACGGTGACGGCGGTgacgcagctgctggcgtCGACGGGACTGCACCCGTTCGAGATTGCGCAGCTGGGGTCGCTGGCGTGCGAGGACGCGGACGAGGCCAAGACGCTGGTGCCGAGCCTGGGGAACAAGATCTCGGACGAGGACCTGGAGCGGATCCTGAAGGAGCTGTCGAACCTGGAGACGCTGTACTAGATAGCTACATAGACAGGAAGAACttgccgccgccgcggcgccaCCAGTGGTCGAGACAGGAGTGCGATGTGTGCTCGATGTCGACGGCCTCGCGGCCGAAGTTGCAGACGCAGCGCTGCGCGAGACGCGCGACGTGCGCGGACGGGCACGTGCCGTAGGGCACGTGGAAGTAGCCGATCTCCTCGAAGTGGTGCACCTCGTCGGCGCGCAggagcagcgcggcggcgagggAGTGGACGGGCGCGTCGCCCCAGCGCTCGTAGTAGAAGCCGCCGGCGCGGTCGAGGTGCTCGAAGAAGGTCAGGTACGCCGGGCTGCGGAAGAAGTTGAGGTCGCCGATTTCGAAGTTGGACCAGAAGTGACACAGGTTGTATTCGAGGTCTGCGAGGGCGGAGGGGGCCGCGGGCCCGCTGGTGACGAACTCGTGCAGGTTGGTGGCGAGGTCCACGAGCTCCGGGTGCTCGGCTGCGAACGCGCGCACGGCCTGCCACAGCGTAGGCACGGTCTGCTCGTACTCCGTCAGCGTGATGACGAAGCCGTACTTCTTGCGGTGCTCGCGCATGACGCGGAAGGGGTCATACGGGAAGTCACAGAAGTATTCGACGTTTGGCTCCACGCGGAAGTAGTAGTCGTAGTTGTCCAGCAACTCTTGCCGGAAGAAGAACCCGGAGTTGAATCTGCACATGTTGCGGTACGACCGTGAGCCACCGTACGGGACGTCCTTCGCGAGCATATCCTGCAGGCACTCCTCGTAGCGCAGCGGGTCGATCCAGCGGGGCGTGTTCCAGTCCTCGTCGGGCACCAGCCCGTAGAAGGTCCGGCCGCTGGCCATCGCGCTGGTGGCCTCCACGAAGTCCACGTCAAACGGCACGTCGTTCAGGAACACCCAATCGTAGTGGAAGCGGCTGTTAAACCGATCCTCGAGGGAGCGCATGGAGCTCAGCACCCCGGGAAGCTCCCAATTGCGACAGAGCATGAGCAAGGTCGCATTTTCGCGTGGGCCGTCGGCGACTAGAGGTCGGAACTCCAGCAGGTCTACGTAGGAATTGGTCGACATCTTCGGCGGACGGAACAACTGGTCATATCGCCTCACGTTGTCGAACTTGTGCAATATCTCGTACGACCTCGCTGCGTACCATTGGTCCAGCGAACGCTCGCCCACATTTTTCAGTCTGCCCAAAAGTGCGAGGATGGTTGCACCGGCGAACAGAACCAAGAGCAGATGTGACCATCTATTTCTCATCCACCTCGTATTTCAAAAACGGCCCCGGTCACAGGTGTGCTAGGCCAGCCCTGTATCTTTTCAACTGCCGT contains:
- the TIM17 gene encoding protein transporter TIM17 (Syntenic homolog of Saccharomyces cerevisiae YJL143W (TIM17)) — its product is MTADHSRDPCPLVVLSDFGGAFAMGVIGGCVWHGIKGFRNSPLGERGSGAMSALKARAPVVGGNFGVWGGLFSTFDCAVKAVRKREDPWNAIIAGFFTGGALAIRGGWKHTRNSAITCAALLGVFEGVGLMFQRYSAWQAKPMAPPLPDQPQPMQA
- the YAK1 gene encoding serine/threonine protein kinase YAK1 (Syntenic homolog of Saccharomyces cerevisiae YJL141C (YAK1)), whose translation is MKEERKSIWNPAFDMSAGAAKTGKVLGRQSFRNPWGEPGSPAGRRQSGFQQLATTFEEGQGEEERARRRSSLIVPPTRAAGPEPLLRETYGDSWGYGSEFQRRQSVAVAGTYHSPGYFETGAQQPSTSPSLMVAHAVPYRKLSAYPPLAGALVPAASLNSTLRGSAGGVAAAVPQMRKVGARQELAPVLHAMPKFRRASLNSKTVSPLIALTKSLIITYSLCSDEFSYQTSKNPKRLLTKPSEGKLNNGHDNINSDYILYVNDVLGMEQQRKYLILDILGQGTFGQVVKCQNMQTKEIVAVKVVKSKTEYLNQSIMEAKILELLNKRIDPLNQHHFLRLHDSFVHKNHLCLVFELLSNNLYELLKQNKFHGLSMNLIKNFCKQLLDSLCVLKESKLIHCDLKPENVLLVSPDRPELKVIDFGSACEEARTVYTYIQSRFYRAPEVLMGIPYSTSIDMWSFGCIVAELFLGIPVFPGASEFNQMTRIVEMLGVPPPWMCEMGKNTYNFFRKLHPQEKAWALKTVDEYNVEFNASEEVGKQYFKWTKLDDVIRNYRISKKIGASSQLLEREMQDRQCLTHFLFGVLNLNPLERWTPQQALLHPFITGQPFDKEWYPPGTLPKKVNKLPSLQDGATKELNKLHLGE
- a CDS encoding ACR247W-Ap (NOHBY336; No homolog in Saccharomyces cerevisiae; Syntenic homolog of Saccharomyces kluyveri SAKL0C06204g), which produces MQVAGSKYETLRSAAAAKSGVAKQRQNKSTLQRRLRSLSGRQPKRWHCESTPRQGVVIDESLAHLAMQQENNGFFYIIELPTPGTVLEDAPSPRYETEEPPAWGTGDQDARPDPARRLQQACSIVVEELPDQEDIEMSDVY
- the RPB4 gene encoding DNA-directed RNA polymerase II subunit RPB4 (Syntenic homolog of Saccharomyces cerevisiae YJL140W (RPB4)), whose protein sequence is MNVSTSTISTKRRGLKKVVEEENAATLQLGEEFQLRQINHQGQEEELIALNLSEARLVIKEALQHRRRVFGQWRDGLEEDEADGEHNMTQEKELAMLDKLLEKTTGGQNQALKQTMVYLTNFARFRDQETVTAVTQLLASTGLHPFEIAQLGSLACEDADEAKTLVPSLGNKISDEDLERILKELSNLETLY
- the YUR1 gene encoding mannosyltransferase YUR1 (Syntenic homolog of Saccharomyces cerevisiae YKR061W (KTR2) and YJL139C (YUR1)) → MRNRWSHLLLVLFAGATILALLGRLKNVGERSLDQWYAARSYEILHKFDNVRRYDQLFRPPKMSTNSYVDLLEFRPLVADGPRENATLLMLCRNWELPGVLSSMRSLEDRFNSRFHYDWVFLNDVPFDVDFVEATSAMASGRTFYGLVPDEDWNTPRWIDPLRYEECLQDMLAKDVPYGGSRSYRNMCRFNSGFFFRQELLDNYDYYFRVEPNVEYFCDFPYDPFRVMREHRKKYGFVITLTEYEQTVPTLWQAVRAFAAEHPELVDLATNLHEFVTSGPAAPSALADLEYNLCHFWSNFEIGDLNFFRSPAYLTFFEHLDRAGGFYYERWGDAPVHSLAAALLLRADEVHHFEEIGYFHVPYGTCPSAHVARLAQRCVCNFGREAVDIEHTSHSCLDHWWRRGGGKFFLSM